CAATCCAGCCCTCGCGGCAGATACAGGGTCACCCGCAAGCCACCCTCGCGCAGGTTGAGCAAGCTCACTTCACCGCCATGGCTATGGGCAATATTGCGTGCAATGCCCAGGCCCAGCCCATACCCCTGCTGCTGCCCGGCCAGCCTGAAGTGCGGCTCGAATACCTGTTCCATCTGCTGCTGCGGTACACCCGGCCCTTGGTCATCGACCTGCAAGACAAACCCCTCGGCACTGTCGATGACCCGCAAGCGTGCCCGCTCGCCGTACTTGAGGGCGTTGTCGATCAGGTTGCCGATACAGCGGCGCAACGCCAGCGGCTTGCCCAAGTAGGGTGCCAATGCCTGCCCATCCACGGTGATACGGCCATCCCTCAGATAAGGCTCGGCAAGGATTTCCAGCACCTGGTTGAGGTCTACCGGCTCGATGTTCTCGTGGATGTCGGTGTCTTTCACACACTGCAACGCCCCTTTGACCAACAGCTCCAGCTCGTCCAGGTCCTGGCTGAACTTGGCCTGCAGGCGTTCGTCCTCCAGCAGTTCGACGCGCAAGCGCAGGCGCGTGATCGGCGTGCGCAGGTCGTGGGAAATGGCGCTGAACAGTTGGCTGCGCTCGGTCAGGTAGCGGCTGATGCGCTCGCGCATGCTGTTGAAGGCCCGCCCCACTTCGACCACCTCGCTGCCGCCGCCTTCGGCCACGGGCGCCACGTCGGCACCTAGCGACATCTCCCGCGCGGCCCGTGCCAGGCGCTTGAGCGGCCAACTTTGCCAGTGCACCAGCAGGCCGATGAACAACAACAGCAAAGCCGTGGTGAGCACGATGAAACCGATCTGCTGGCGTGGCAGGCGCTCGGCCTCAAGGCTGGTGTAGGGTTCGGGCAGCAGCGAGGCGATGTACAGCCACTCGCCCTCGCCCAGGCGGATTTGTGTCACCAGCACCGGGGGATTGAGCGGCTCCAGGGTCAGTGAATAATGCGCCCAGGAGCGCGGCAGCTCATCGAGCTTCAAGCCACTGTTGAAAATCCGCAGGTCATCCGGGGCGACGAATGCCACCGAGACTTCCATCTGCGGCCCCAAGCGCTCG
The sequence above is drawn from the Pseudomonas putida genome and encodes:
- a CDS encoding ATP-binding protein; amino-acid sequence: MSAALPERRWRLLPRSLLGRMLLLTLLVVLLAQGLSSVIWVAQLRASQLQGLRASASSLAHSMTASVSYFRSLPVAYRPMVLDQLRSMGGTRFFVSLNDKPLDMPVLPITPRKQAVIEVFQAVLHERLGPQMEVSVAFVAPDDLRIFNSGLKLDELPRSWAHYSLTLEPLNPPVLVTQIRLGEGEWLYIASLLPEPYTSLEAERLPRQQIGFIVLTTALLLLFIGLLVHWQSWPLKRLARAAREMSLGADVAPVAEGGGSEVVEVGRAFNSMRERISRYLTERSQLFSAISHDLRTPITRLRLRVELLEDERLQAKFSQDLDELELLVKGALQCVKDTDIHENIEPVDLNQVLEILAEPYLRDGRITVDGQALAPYLGKPLALRRCIGNLIDNALKYGERARLRVIDSAEGFVLQVDDQGPGVPQQQMEQVFEPHFRLAGQQQGYGLGLGIARNIAHSHGGEVSLLNLREGGLRVTLYLPRGLD